A genomic segment from Panulirus ornatus isolate Po-2019 chromosome 20, ASM3632096v1, whole genome shotgun sequence encodes:
- the LOC139755832 gene encoding LOW QUALITY PROTEIN: uncharacterized protein (The sequence of the model RefSeq protein was modified relative to this genomic sequence to represent the inferred CDS: inserted 1 base in 1 codon) has product MLGVQKMMASLRLDQRASRRHQLLLLLLGIYHLIQGAESIHVLEFQKDGVASRWTVAEYEGKLDRNWKMDSLTLCARFQLFFLHGRGTFLQLQDLVDNLESQLKGELWLDRVRPVIAHRWQFQLIKEKLRAFRWYHICFTYDHLKHLYNTFIDGEFVYDVTYDVGRQIYGDYLRLGQSDELYESFSGALSQVNVWDYVLSEETIAEMAACQIDPQGNYVSWQGGWKLSNLTEYDVPLQHFCQETKDSIYFWFPMMAQAQAYYVCEALGSHLPLPLTMEQAQFWAKLCAQIWSKDSLACNHYFWASINDINDDGTWVTHYDNALAPTPAWNDGEPNGXFYENCAAIKNDGVDDINCLTNRRCAVCELTDLQIFSFLGTCELELRNVYLIAYQEEVGDLIFRGYGEYTIYKEGEEWLWINAVKNKTLARMDISAPLGMPMGRRVWHLETTVCDQEGGARTLLLTPCPSDSYTCDDATCIPLEQRCDLKYDCLDRTDEVDCELINKPKDYKNDLPPRPRGGKDAESLPVTLLINIESADIYTTEMTMQLSYQMQMTWFDNRLTFRNLKVNDSLNKVPLSSIKELWSPIVGFINTEGHQHTTVDVETSLYLQRVQTPSGRDNGAPGEVELFPGEENPLTITRKYSTTFICDFNLMLYPFDEQYCDMYLRMLSSSKTYLIFDDVTTSAAYHGREVLLEYQLEQPILLYDNEREFSEMRVRIPLQRRSGYAILNIYTPSLILLLICYVSLFFRTHIFEARVMTTLTSLLVMATLFAQVSASLPKTSYFKMVDVWLLFCIVMSFLIIVFHVIIDNSLVDEAAPGRTRSSPLPVPVKVLPLKKDTSSSKPVFNIQPGLSKNTKFLITVSQSSVCILFILFSFIYWCYIFG; this is encoded by the exons ATGCTTGGAGTCCAGAAGATGATGGCGTCCTTGAGGCTGGATCAGAGAGCTTCCAGgaggcaccagctgctgctgctgctgctggggattTACCATCTGATTCAAG GAGCGGAGAGCATCCACGTGTTGGAGTTCCAGAAGGACGGAGTGGCTAGTCGGTGGACAGTAGCGGAGTACGAGGGCAAGCTGGACCGCAACTGGAAGATGGACTCCCTCACCTTGTGTGCCCGCTTCCAGCTCTTCTTCCTGCATGGTCGTGGCACCTTCCTCCAGCTACAGGACCTTGTCGACAATCTGGAATCCCAGCTAAAGGGCG AGCTGTGGCTGGACCGGGTGAGGCCTGTAATCGCTCATCGTTGGCAGTTCCAACTCATCAAGGAAAAACTAAGAGCCTTCAG GTGGTACCACATATGCTTCACCTACGACCACCTGAAGCACCTGTACAACACCTTCATCGATGGGGAGTTTGTGTACGACGTGACCTACGACGTGGGTCGGCAGATCTACGGGGACTACCTTCGTCTTGGCCAGTCTGATGAGCTTTACGAGTCCTTCAGCGGCGCTCTGTCGCAG GTCAACGTCTGGGACTATGTGCTGAGCGAGGAGACGATAGCTGAGATGGCTGCCTGCCAGATCGACCCCCAGGGTAACTACGTCTCCTGGCAGGGCGGGTGGAAGCTCTCCAACCTCACAGAGTACGACGTTCCTCTCCAGCACTTCTGCCAGGAGACAAAAGACTCGATCTACTTCTGGTTTCCGATGATGGCACAAGCCCAAGCATACTACGTCTGCGAGGCCCTGGGTAGTCACCTACCTCTTCCACTAACTATGGAACAGGCACAGTTTTGGGCCAAACTCTGTGCCCAGATTTGGTCTAAAGATTCGCTCGCGTGCAATCACTACTTCTGGGCCTCCATCAATGACATCAACGACGATGGAACTTGGGTCACCCACTACGATAACGCCCTTGCACCAACGCCCGCCTGGAACGACGGGGAACCGAATG TATTTTATGAGAACTGCGCCGCCATTAAAAACGATGGCGTAGATGACATTAACTGCCTCACCAACCGTAGATGTGCTGTGTGTGAGCTTACCGACCTCCAGATCTTCTCCTTTCTTGGGACCTGTGAACTGGAGCTACGGAACGTCTACCTTATTGCTTATCAAGAAGAAGTAGGTGATCTTATTTTCAGGGGATACGGTGAGTACACCATCtataaggagggagaggaatggttgtGGATCAACGCGGTGAAGAACAAAACTCTGGCTAGAATGGATATCAGTGCGCCCCTCGGCATGCCCATGGGACGCCGTGTCTGGCACCTCGAAACAACAGTTTGTGACCAAGAAGGAGGTGCACGAACGCTTCTCCTGACGCCATGTCCATCCGACAGCTACACTTGTGATGATGCCACATGTATCCCCCTCGAGCAACGCTGTGACCTCAAGTACGACTGTCTTGACCGCACCGATGAGGTTGACTGTGAACTGATCAACAAGCCCAAGGACTACAAGAATGACCTGCCACCAAGACCCAGAGGTGGAAAAGACGCAGAGAGTTTACCGGTAACTCTCCTGATAAACATCGAATCCGCTGACATCTACACGACAGAAATGACGATGCAGCTGTCATACCAGATGCAGATGACTTGGTTCGACAACCGCCTCACCTTCCGCAACCTGAAGGTTAACGACAGCCTCAACAAGGTGCCCCTCAGTAGCATAAAGGAGCTGTGGTCGCCCATCGTCGGGTTCATCAACACGGAGGGACACCAGCACACAACGGTGGATGTAGAGACTTCGCTGTACCTCCAGCGGGTGCAGACACCTTCAGGAAGGGACAATGGTGCCCCTGGGGAAG TGGAGCTGTTCCCTGGGGAGGAGAACCCCCTGACCATCACGAGGAAGTACAGCACCACCTTCATCTGTGACTTCAACCTGATGCTGTACCCGTTCGACGAGCAGTACTGTGACATGTACCTCCGGATGCTCTCATCCTCGAAGACCTACCTCATATTCGACGACGTGACCACCTCAGCTGCTTACCATGGACGTGAAGTACTACTGGAGTATCAG CTTGAGCAGCCCATACTCTTGTATGATAATGAGAGGGAGTTCAGCGAAATGAGGGTTCGGATTCCTCTCCAACGGCGCTCCGGTTATGCGATCCTAAACATCTACACACCTTCCCTGATCCTGTTATTGATCTGCTACGTGAGCCTGTTCTTTCGCACACACATCTTCGAAGCTCGAGTCATGACAACTCTGACCTCGCTGCTCGTGATGGCTACACTGTTTGCGCAG gtCTCCGCGTCGCTGCCCAAGACTTCGTACTTCAAGATGGTTGACGTGTGGCTCCTCTTCTGCATCGTGATGAGCTTCCTGATCATCGTCTTCCACGTCATCATAGACAACTCCCTGGTCGACGAGGCCGCACCCGGAAGGACCAGGTCTTCACCCCTCCCGGTACCGGTGAAGGTGCTGCCTCTTAAGAAAGACACCAGTTCCTCCAAACCCGTGTTCAACATTCAGCCGGGGCTCAGTAAAAATACTAAATTCCTCATCACTGTATCCCAGTCTAGTGTCTGCATTCTATTCATCCTCTTTAGTTTCATCTACTGGTGTTACATCTTTGGTTGA